In one window of Thermoleophilia bacterium DNA:
- the hisF gene encoding imidazole glycerol phosphate synthase subunit HisF → MLLKRVIPCLDVDRGRVVKGTNFVDLRDAGDPVELAARYDAEGADEVVFLDITASHEGRETIVELARRCAEEVFIPFTIGGGIRDEDDVRRLLTAGADKVSINTAAVRDPDLIARCARRFGSQCIVLAIDAKRASQPKDSSRGDEEKVWWEVYINGGRTPTGLDAVEWAARGTSLGAGEILLTSMDRDGTRDGYDLELTRAVAEAVNVPVIASGGAGSLDHLVQAVTEGRASAVLVASLFHFREFTVREAKEYMAAHGIPVRL, encoded by the coding sequence GTGCTTCTTAAGCGCGTGATTCCATGTCTTGATGTGGACCGCGGGCGCGTGGTCAAGGGGACCAACTTTGTGGACCTTCGCGATGCCGGCGATCCGGTGGAGCTTGCTGCACGCTATGACGCCGAAGGCGCCGATGAGGTCGTCTTCCTTGACATCACCGCTTCGCACGAAGGCCGTGAAACAATAGTCGAACTGGCCCGCCGATGCGCAGAAGAAGTCTTCATTCCTTTTACGATTGGCGGAGGCATCCGCGACGAAGACGACGTCCGCAGGCTTCTGACCGCAGGGGCGGACAAGGTGTCAATCAACACTGCTGCTGTCAGAGACCCCGACCTGATCGCTCGTTGTGCTCGCCGGTTTGGTTCTCAGTGCATAGTTCTAGCTATTGACGCAAAGAGAGCCTCCCAGCCTAAGGACAGCTCTCGCGGGGACGAAGAAAAAGTCTGGTGGGAGGTTTACATTAATGGCGGGCGCACGCCGACAGGTCTTGACGCGGTGGAATGGGCGGCCAGAGGGACCAGCCTTGGCGCAGGGGAGATCCTTCTCACCTCGATGGACCGTGACGGCACAAGGGATGGGTACGACTTGGAACTAACGCGGGCGGTGGCCGAGGCAGTTAATGTTCCTGTAATTGCAAGCGGCGGCGCCGGTTCGTTGGATCATTTGGTACAGGCGGTAACAGAGGGAAGAGCAAGCGCCGTGCTTGTGGCCTCACTCTTCCATTTCCGCGAGTTCACAGTACGAGAGGCTAAAGAGTACATGGCTGCTCACGGGATACCGGTGCGGTTGTAG
- the hisA gene encoding 1-(5-phosphoribosyl)-5-[(5-phosphoribosylamino)methylideneamino]imidazole-4-carboxamide isomerase, with protein sequence MRLIPAIDIQKGRCVRLRQGDFADETVFSEDPVAMARHWVREGARYLHVVDLDGAREGRLCNFALVSAIAEAVPVPVQTGGGIRDEAAVQAIAESKVAKAVLGTAAVENESLLEFALGVLGPDRVVVAVDAEGGWVKVKGWQEKSAVRAVDLVHRLEELGVREVLYTDIARDGMLQSANVAGVRELAEACQLEIIASGGVTGLDDLRALKELEPLGVTGVIVGRALYEGRFTIAEALAVLGEEGNSAS encoded by the coding sequence ATGCGACTAATACCGGCTATCGACATTCAAAAAGGACGCTGCGTTAGGCTCCGACAAGGTGACTTTGCTGACGAGACAGTGTTTAGCGAGGATCCTGTGGCCATGGCTCGTCACTGGGTCCGAGAAGGGGCGCGCTACCTGCATGTAGTTGATCTGGACGGCGCTCGTGAGGGTAGGTTGTGCAATTTCGCGCTGGTCTCGGCAATTGCGGAAGCGGTGCCAGTTCCTGTGCAAACAGGGGGAGGCATACGCGACGAGGCGGCTGTGCAGGCGATTGCTGAGAGCAAAGTGGCAAAGGCGGTTCTCGGAACAGCTGCGGTGGAAAACGAATCTCTTCTGGAGTTTGCTCTGGGCGTTCTGGGACCGGATCGGGTTGTGGTTGCGGTAGACGCAGAAGGCGGCTGGGTTAAGGTTAAGGGCTGGCAGGAAAAAAGTGCCGTAAGAGCCGTGGACTTGGTGCATCGTCTGGAGGAGCTGGGGGTCCGGGAAGTTCTTTATACAGATATTGCCCGCGACGGCATGCTGCAAAGCGCAAACGTGGCCGGGGTTCGTGAGCTTGCTGAAGCTTGTCAGCTTGAAATTATCGCTTCGGGTGGGGTGACGGGGCTAGACGATTTGCGCGCCCTAAAAGAGCTCGAGCCGCTCGGCGTGACCGGAGTCATAGTGGGGCGGGCCTTATACGAAGGCCGTTTCACGATTGCTGAAGCCCTGGCTGTGCTGGGCGAGGAAGGGAATAGTGCTTCTTAA
- the hisH gene encoding imidazole glycerol phosphate synthase subunit HisH — protein MNLARSVYIVDYGAGNLRSVQKAFEHVGVPALVGDNRRDISAAPALVLPGVGAFGAAAAALRESGLAEAVLLRIEAGVPFLGVCLGLQLLFGTSEEDPDGVGLGVLPGAVKALPSTVRVPHIGWNQVEACKPSPLFAGIPEGSAFYFVHSYVVSPDCPEDVLGVTEYDEVRFVSAVQRDNVFGVQFHPEKSSSLGLRLYYNFAQIAGLV, from the coding sequence GTGAATCTCGCGCGCTCCGTGTATATCGTTGACTATGGGGCGGGAAACCTTCGTTCCGTACAAAAGGCGTTTGAGCATGTAGGGGTTCCTGCCCTTGTAGGGGACAACCGCAGAGACATCAGCGCCGCGCCAGCTCTAGTCTTGCCCGGGGTGGGGGCTTTCGGGGCTGCGGCCGCCGCGCTGAGAGAGTCTGGGCTTGCTGAGGCTGTGCTTCTGCGCATCGAAGCCGGTGTTCCTTTCTTGGGGGTTTGCCTGGGTCTGCAATTGCTTTTTGGGACAAGCGAGGAGGACCCGGACGGAGTTGGACTTGGTGTCTTGCCTGGAGCGGTCAAAGCTCTTCCTTCGACAGTGCGGGTGCCGCACATAGGGTGGAATCAGGTGGAAGCTTGCAAACCTTCCCCCTTGTTTGCCGGTATTCCCGAGGGGTCGGCTTTTTACTTCGTGCATAGCTACGTCGTTTCACCGGATTGTCCAGAGGATGTGCTTGGCGTTACTGAGTATGACGAGGTTAGATTTGTCTCGGCAGTCCAGAGAGATAATGTCTTTGGGGTGCAATTTCATCCTGAGAAATCAAGCTCGCTTGGTCTTCGGCTGTATTACAACTTTGCTCAGATTGCGGGGTTAGTGTAG
- the hisB gene encoding imidazoleglycerol-phosphate dehydratase HisB, producing the protein MRSASVTRTTKETRVSVCLTIDGSGRSDISTGVGFFDHMLELVTAHALFDLEVKAQGDLHTGGHHTVEDVGICLGTALSQALGDKKGLVRYGSAVVPMDEALAMVALDLSGRPYFAYEGGPVGAGTAGFEASLVAEFFRALVNNARMTLHVRVLAGSDFHHTVEAIFKAFARALRQAASADPRATGIPSTKGVL; encoded by the coding sequence GTGCGAAGCGCCAGTGTCACTCGGACTACGAAGGAGACCCGAGTAAGTGTCTGTCTAACTATTGATGGCTCTGGACGCTCCGATATCAGCACCGGTGTAGGTTTCTTTGACCACATGCTTGAGTTGGTAACAGCTCACGCGTTGTTCGATCTTGAAGTAAAGGCGCAGGGTGATCTTCATACCGGGGGTCACCACACCGTCGAGGACGTGGGCATCTGTCTAGGTACGGCTTTGAGCCAGGCGTTGGGAGACAAGAAGGGTCTCGTACGTTACGGCAGTGCTGTGGTTCCTATGGACGAGGCGCTGGCTATGGTTGCCCTTGACCTAAGCGGGCGGCCGTATTTTGCTTACGAAGGTGGTCCGGTAGGAGCAGGGACAGCAGGGTTTGAGGCTAGCCTGGTGGCCGAGTTTTTCCGAGCTCTGGTGAACAACGCGCGGATGACCCTACATGTGCGGGTGCTCGCGGGGAGCGATTTTCATCACACGGTGGAGGCGATTTTCAAGGCCTTTGCTAGAGCTCTGCGGCAAGCGGCTTCTGCTGATCCACGGGCAACAGGGATCCCCTCCACTAAGGGTGTTCTCTAG
- a CDS encoding diguanylate cyclase: MSVALFLAVAAYSLAGELLPRGSLALALVSDLGFVLMQVVVLILCCRAVGQAHTRLERHLWGWLAAWTALNLFADGAWAYYELIRRVDPPEPGIPDIGYLASYFMAFGGIAVLAFSAAGKYRAVETVLDSLIFTTGITALFWPLVLEPLLEASQSPAEFWVTLAYPVGDLLVILAIVSLVLGTWSTGRIWPRYHVLLVSLAFVVQTGADCAYFVVVARGGEYGPGSLLDPIWLLAFALVGAAAVRGRQASIQTERGATQSSVPDLSQSPAAEVAPWTSSLMRFLRVGLPYFALPMLAGSFVIQVVRGWHSILDAELLFVASLILGLLILTRQYVAMRHNRLLAKELQATQSELENEIRSLSELTQRLESLNHHLERLQRLRSVPEIASVALELACAYEGSPGGWITMDGGEGQSQLIASWGAAKQSTLDSRTAGGEVGDKTAPRIINLESGGRTLGRMYLLPGERPHPEPDMLPAIAAHIATALDNASRYEEAIDLAEKDPLTGLYNRRGIYKRLAGELLRAQKQGTPLAIILADLDNFKYINDTFGHPAGDGALRHIAQRILSALRHADLAGRIGGDELLLVLPKTSGEGARQVARRLLEEIANSPYPVVGDYYVPLKLSLGIATYPDDGQSLNELIKRADVNLYLSKQVGGNVVSGGGKAQPAGRACAGPATTDPRPSADPNNLSARDSNPELQGSTAS; encoded by the coding sequence TTGAGCGTCGCTCTCTTTCTCGCCGTAGCCGCTTACTCGCTTGCGGGAGAGTTGCTTCCCCGCGGCTCACTTGCGCTTGCATTAGTTTCAGACCTTGGCTTTGTGCTTATGCAGGTCGTCGTATTGATCCTTTGCTGCCGGGCTGTGGGTCAGGCACACACGCGACTCGAACGCCACTTGTGGGGCTGGCTGGCCGCTTGGACCGCGTTAAACCTGTTTGCTGACGGCGCTTGGGCGTACTACGAACTCATAAGGCGCGTAGACCCGCCGGAGCCGGGGATCCCCGACATCGGGTATTTGGCAAGCTATTTCATGGCCTTTGGAGGTATCGCTGTTCTTGCTTTTTCGGCAGCCGGCAAGTACAGAGCGGTGGAGACCGTCCTTGATTCACTTATCTTCACCACCGGGATTACCGCCCTCTTCTGGCCTCTCGTACTTGAGCCGCTGCTCGAAGCAAGCCAGTCACCAGCAGAGTTTTGGGTTACCTTGGCGTATCCTGTAGGAGACCTGCTTGTCATCCTGGCCATAGTCTCCCTGGTTCTCGGGACATGGAGCACCGGGCGCATCTGGCCACGCTACCACGTGCTGCTGGTGTCGCTGGCTTTCGTGGTCCAGACAGGAGCTGATTGCGCTTACTTTGTTGTTGTAGCCCGTGGAGGCGAATACGGGCCCGGAAGCCTGCTGGACCCCATCTGGCTTCTGGCCTTTGCTCTGGTCGGAGCAGCAGCTGTTCGCGGCAGACAGGCGAGCATTCAGACGGAGCGAGGCGCAACGCAGTCTAGCGTCCCTGATCTTTCCCAGTCCCCGGCGGCAGAGGTAGCGCCGTGGACAAGTTCTCTCATGAGATTCCTCCGGGTTGGCCTTCCCTACTTTGCCCTACCCATGTTGGCGGGAAGCTTTGTGATACAGGTCGTAAGAGGCTGGCACTCAATCCTCGACGCAGAACTTCTGTTTGTCGCCAGCCTGATCCTAGGACTGCTCATTTTGACTCGACAATACGTGGCCATGCGTCACAACCGACTCTTGGCCAAGGAACTCCAAGCTACTCAGAGCGAGCTAGAGAACGAGATCAGGTCGCTATCTGAGCTCACACAGCGCCTGGAAAGCCTCAATCATCATCTTGAGCGCCTTCAACGGCTCCGCAGTGTGCCAGAGATTGCTAGCGTCGCGTTGGAGCTTGCCTGTGCCTATGAGGGTTCGCCCGGTGGATGGATAACTATGGACGGTGGCGAAGGACAGTCCCAGCTGATCGCCAGCTGGGGAGCAGCCAAGCAGAGTACCCTGGATTCCCGCACAGCTGGCGGTGAGGTGGGCGACAAGACAGCGCCGCGCATCATAAACTTAGAATCGGGTGGCCGGACTCTCGGCAGGATGTATTTGCTGCCCGGCGAGAGGCCCCACCCCGAACCAGACATGCTTCCGGCCATTGCCGCGCACATTGCTACTGCTCTTGACAACGCTAGTCGGTATGAGGAGGCCATAGACCTGGCCGAGAAAGATCCTCTTACCGGTCTTTATAACCGCAGAGGCATCTATAAGCGCCTGGCGGGTGAGCTGCTGCGAGCTCAAAAGCAGGGGACTCCGCTCGCAATCATCTTGGCTGACCTAGATAACTTTAAGTACATAAATGACACATTTGGACACCCGGCCGGAGACGGCGCCCTACGGCACATCGCGCAACGGATCCTTTCGGCGCTGCGCCATGCGGACTTGGCTGGCCGCATAGGTGGAGACGAGCTCCTGCTGGTGTTGCCGAAGACCTCTGGTGAAGGAGCAAGGCAAGTGGCGCGTCGCCTCTTGGAAGAAATTGCCAACAGTCCGTACCCGGTAGTTGGCGACTACTACGTGCCACTCAAACTAAGCCTGGGAATCGCCACCTACCCGGATGATGGCCAGTCGCTAAACGAGTTGATAAAGCGTGCCGACGTCAACCTTTACTTATCCAAACAAGTGGGCGGCAACGTGGTAAGTGGAGGTGGAAAAGCTCAACCCGCCGGTCGCGCGTGCGCGGGGCCAGCGACCACCGACCCAAGACCCTCAGCCGATCCCAACAATCTGTCCGCACGAGACAGCAACCCCGAGTTGCAAGGCTCCACAGCCTCCTAG
- the hisD gene encoding histidinol dehydrogenase, which yields MKILELSKNTVEAAVAGLRPGQEADREVARIVADIISQVRARGDAALVELSARFDWPEANVAALAVSEEELEAAYRQANAAFLSALSLARDNLKFFHEQELEPDWEVRGPQGQKLGVRSLPVERAGLYVPGGLASYASTVVMNAVPAQVAGVQELVLCTPARRDGSVNPSVLAAACLLGIRQVFRVGGAQAIAAMAYGTQSIPSVDVICGPGNAYVMEAKRQVQGVVGIDSLAGPSEVVVVADSTARADWIAADLLAQEEHGSGAQAVLLAETRDMCVAVAEHVKGLSERVQQQIATAGVQEPGYAMYGQQISLFYPAPGEDFLSVAELFVNRYAPEHLELHLSDARDFLGRVRSAGAVFLGAYSATAFGDYVVGSNHVLPTGGTARFCSPLSVQTFLRRSTVVEVTKDAAAALAEPLAMLADSEGFAFHRLSAEMRKEEG from the coding sequence GTGAAAATCCTGGAGCTTTCGAAGAACACGGTAGAAGCGGCAGTGGCGGGCCTGCGGCCGGGTCAAGAGGCTGATCGTGAAGTTGCCCGCATAGTAGCGGACATCATTAGCCAAGTGCGTGCGCGCGGAGATGCCGCCCTTGTTGAGCTTAGCGCACGGTTTGACTGGCCTGAGGCAAACGTCGCAGCGCTAGCAGTTTCAGAAGAGGAGCTGGAAGCAGCCTACCGGCAGGCCAACGCTGCTTTTCTCTCGGCTTTGTCGTTGGCCCGAGACAACCTCAAGTTTTTCCACGAGCAGGAACTTGAGCCAGACTGGGAGGTGCGCGGTCCGCAAGGTCAGAAACTTGGAGTAAGAAGCCTACCGGTGGAGCGAGCTGGGCTTTACGTGCCTGGTGGACTTGCCAGCTATGCCTCCACTGTGGTGATGAATGCGGTCCCTGCACAGGTTGCGGGAGTGCAAGAGCTGGTGCTGTGCACGCCAGCTCGTCGTGACGGCTCGGTCAACCCCTCAGTTCTTGCAGCTGCTTGTCTGCTCGGCATAAGACAGGTGTTCCGCGTAGGCGGGGCGCAGGCCATTGCGGCTATGGCATATGGGACGCAGAGCATTCCGAGCGTCGACGTCATCTGTGGCCCTGGGAACGCGTACGTCATGGAAGCTAAAAGACAGGTGCAGGGGGTTGTAGGTATTGACAGTTTGGCCGGCCCTAGCGAGGTTGTGGTGGTTGCCGACAGCACGGCGCGGGCTGACTGGATAGCGGCGGACTTGCTCGCACAGGAAGAGCACGGCAGCGGCGCTCAGGCTGTGTTGCTTGCGGAAACAAGGGACATGTGTGTTGCAGTGGCAGAACACGTGAAGGGGCTCAGCGAGAGGGTGCAACAACAGATAGCAACTGCTGGCGTCCAAGAACCTGGCTACGCTATGTATGGACAGCAGATCAGCCTTTTTTATCCCGCTCCAGGGGAGGACTTTCTCTCTGTGGCGGAGCTGTTTGTAAACCGGTATGCTCCTGAGCATCTTGAACTTCACTTGTCAGATGCGCGCGACTTTTTGGGGAGAGTGCGTTCGGCGGGAGCGGTCTTCTTGGGCGCATACAGCGCCACTGCTTTTGGAGACTACGTAGTTGGCAGTAATCACGTGCTTCCCACCGGGGGGACAGCCCGGTTCTGCTCCCCGCTATCGGTCCAAACTTTCCTGCGGCGTTCCACAGTGGTGGAAGTCACCAAGGATGCGGCCGCTGCCTTGGCGGAGCCTCTGGCTATGCTGGCCGACAGCGAAGGTTTTGCTTTTCACCGGCTTTCCGCAGAGATGCGCAAAGAAGAAGGGTAA
- a CDS encoding DNA polymerase III subunit alpha yields the protein MSRSFCHLHVHTDYSALDGACKVTDLVRRAAELGMKALAITDHGVLSGIIQFYEHCRRAGIKPIIGLEAYVVPNRFRKVGQNEERWHLTLLAENQTGYRNLLKLGSLAFLDGYYYKPRMDYAALKDYAEGLICLSGCATGRLSRALQDGAENAALEEVKRLLDIFGEGNVYLEMQETGIPELAQINPRLMRLAEKTGLKLVATNDVHYLRKEDAAAHDVLLCIQTGARLSEPDRLRFNSQEFYLKSEEEMFEAFALCPEAVAATAEIAERCNLQIPLEGMLLPEFPVPDGYTEASYLREQCELGLKRRYGDKITPEARERLEAELAVVERMGFCSYFLIVWDFVSYAKRSGIPVGPGRGSAAGSLISYLLGITDLDPLAYDLLFERFLNPDRVSMPDIDIDFSVEGRAKVIEYVANKYGRDRVAQIATFGTIKARQAIRDAARVMDVPYSQADRIAKMVPEGLNVTLEACLADPKCELRAAYDSDDLVRQVVDIARPLEGLIRQDSIHAAGVVISKGSLTDHLPLMQKGDTEVVTQVSMTDVEKLGLLKMDFLGLRNLDVIDNAVRMIREEACPDFDIERIPLDDENTYRMLARGDSEGVFQFESSGMQDALREIQPTKFDDLIALVALYRPGPMEFIPEYARNKRDPSRIKYQDPRLEPILSPTYGVAIYQEQLMEISKRIGGFTPAQADDLRKAIGKKIRSRLEELEPKFRAGAAATGTAPEVIDYLWSLMEKAGDYSFNKSHAACYALIAYRTAYLKANYPVQYMAALISSVMDTKDKVPFYVNVANEMGIEVLPPDINESVLDFRVVQGRIRFGLNAVKNVGETAIRNILEAREKDGPFTDLFDFCQRVDLNIVNARAIESLVKSGAMDSIGPSRRGMLAVLPQAMAYGKKVRVDADRGQASIFDLLAGDSEPSQEKVLGAPSRSSADAGSARNGAGAGNGQTGAFRNGIIPVEIPTEDFSKEELLALEKETLGLYVTSHPLRDVRHQIREESDHLISELNQLPDGTITTVIGMVSAVKRITSKKTGEQMAFVTLEGLEGSVEMLCFPNLYREVKDLLVEDRVVKVKGRVDRKEESETKFIPITVEPFVAREGPAPVTVKVKEEGVSERVLAELRQVLERFPGPCPVELRVPVSGRLKRVRLGRRFRVEPQTTLFAELKQLFGEDCVHQGAR from the coding sequence GTGAGCAGGTCTTTTTGTCACTTACACGTTCATACTGACTATTCGGCTCTTGACGGGGCCTGCAAGGTGACGGACTTGGTGAGGCGGGCGGCTGAGCTAGGAATGAAGGCGCTTGCCATCACCGATCATGGTGTTCTTTCTGGCATCATCCAGTTTTATGAACACTGCCGCCGGGCGGGAATAAAGCCAATAATTGGGTTGGAGGCTTATGTTGTTCCCAACCGGTTTCGCAAGGTAGGACAAAACGAGGAGCGCTGGCACCTCACCTTGCTCGCCGAAAACCAAACTGGCTACCGGAATCTCCTCAAGCTTGGCAGCTTAGCCTTTCTCGATGGCTACTACTACAAGCCTCGCATGGACTACGCAGCTCTTAAGGATTATGCGGAGGGCCTCATTTGCCTTAGCGGCTGCGCCACCGGCAGGCTGTCAAGGGCCTTGCAAGACGGAGCCGAAAATGCAGCTCTGGAGGAGGTTAAGCGCCTGCTAGACATTTTCGGAGAAGGAAATGTCTACCTAGAGATGCAGGAAACCGGAATTCCCGAACTAGCGCAGATAAACCCGCGGCTCATGCGGTTAGCGGAAAAGACCGGTCTTAAATTGGTCGCCACCAACGACGTTCACTATTTGCGCAAGGAAGATGCAGCGGCGCACGACGTGTTGCTCTGCATTCAAACAGGAGCTCGACTTTCTGAGCCAGACCGTCTGCGCTTTAACTCGCAAGAGTTCTACCTCAAGAGCGAAGAAGAAATGTTCGAGGCTTTTGCCTTGTGTCCGGAGGCAGTGGCGGCTACGGCTGAGATTGCAGAGCGCTGCAACCTTCAGATTCCCCTTGAGGGAATGCTGCTTCCCGAGTTCCCTGTTCCCGATGGGTATACCGAAGCCTCCTACCTTAGAGAGCAGTGCGAGTTGGGGCTCAAGCGGAGGTATGGGGACAAGATTACCCCGGAGGCCCGAGAGCGCCTTGAGGCTGAGCTTGCTGTGGTCGAGCGCATGGGCTTTTGCTCCTACTTCCTTATCGTCTGGGACTTTGTAAGCTATGCCAAGCGCTCCGGAATTCCGGTGGGACCAGGGCGCGGATCGGCAGCGGGATCGCTTATCTCGTACCTGCTTGGTATTACCGACCTTGACCCCTTGGCCTACGACCTGCTCTTTGAGCGTTTCCTAAACCCCGACCGAGTAAGCATGCCCGATATTGACATTGACTTTTCGGTGGAGGGGCGGGCTAAGGTCATTGAGTACGTGGCCAACAAGTATGGCCGTGACCGGGTGGCTCAGATTGCCACCTTTGGCACCATAAAAGCGCGGCAAGCGATACGAGATGCGGCGCGGGTCATGGACGTTCCTTACAGTCAGGCCGACCGTATCGCCAAGATGGTTCCGGAAGGTCTTAACGTCACTCTAGAGGCCTGCTTGGCCGATCCCAAGTGCGAGCTGCGTGCTGCTTATGACAGCGATGATCTTGTACGCCAGGTTGTGGATATCGCCCGTCCGTTGGAGGGGCTTATCCGTCAGGACTCCATCCACGCAGCGGGAGTAGTGATCTCAAAAGGTTCTCTTACTGATCATCTGCCCCTTATGCAAAAGGGCGATACCGAAGTCGTCACTCAGGTCTCTATGACCGATGTGGAAAAGCTAGGCCTACTCAAGATGGACTTTCTGGGCCTGCGCAACCTGGACGTGATTGATAACGCCGTGCGCATGATACGCGAGGAGGCCTGTCCCGACTTCGACATCGAGCGCATTCCTCTAGACGACGAGAATACCTACCGCATGCTGGCGCGAGGCGATTCCGAGGGCGTGTTTCAGTTTGAATCTTCGGGTATGCAAGATGCTCTGCGCGAAATTCAACCGACAAAGTTTGACGATCTCATCGCGCTGGTTGCCCTTTATCGACCTGGTCCCATGGAGTTCATCCCCGAGTATGCACGCAACAAGCGCGATCCTTCGCGTATCAAGTATCAGGATCCGCGACTTGAGCCCATCTTAAGCCCCACCTACGGTGTCGCTATCTATCAAGAGCAGCTCATGGAGATCTCCAAGCGCATAGGCGGCTTTACTCCTGCTCAGGCCGACGACTTGCGCAAGGCGATCGGCAAGAAGATCCGGTCGCGCCTGGAGGAACTTGAGCCGAAGTTCCGGGCAGGGGCGGCGGCTACCGGCACGGCGCCTGAGGTCATCGACTACTTGTGGTCCTTGATGGAGAAGGCCGGAGACTATTCCTTCAACAAGTCGCATGCGGCCTGCTATGCCTTGATCGCCTATCGCACGGCCTACCTCAAGGCAAATTACCCGGTGCAGTACATGGCCGCTCTGATTTCGAGCGTCATGGACACCAAGGATAAGGTCCCGTTCTATGTGAACGTGGCCAACGAGATGGGCATCGAAGTGTTGCCGCCGGACATTAATGAGTCGGTGCTTGACTTCCGGGTGGTGCAAGGGCGAATCCGCTTTGGACTAAACGCGGTTAAAAACGTGGGAGAGACTGCTATTCGGAATATCCTTGAGGCTAGAGAAAAGGACGGGCCTTTCACCGATCTTTTTGACTTTTGCCAGCGCGTGGACCTAAACATTGTTAACGCCCGGGCGATAGAAAGCTTGGTTAAGTCCGGGGCCATGGACTCCATCGGGCCTTCGCGGCGCGGCATGCTTGCTGTCCTACCTCAGGCGATGGCCTACGGCAAGAAGGTCCGGGTTGACGCTGATCGCGGGCAGGCTTCGATTTTTGATCTACTTGCGGGCGACTCTGAACCGTCCCAAGAGAAAGTGCTGGGCGCTCCCAGCCGTAGCTCGGCGGACGCTGGGAGCGCAAGAAACGGCGCAGGTGCGGGTAACGGCCAAACAGGGGCGTTCCGCAACGGAATTATCCCGGTAGAAATTCCCACCGAGGATTTCTCCAAGGAAGAATTACTTGCCCTGGAGAAGGAGACGCTTGGTCTTTATGTGACTTCCCATCCGCTCAGAGATGTTCGCCACCAGATAAGGGAGGAATCGGACCATCTGATTTCCGAACTTAACCAGCTGCCAGACGGCACGATTACCACGGTCATTGGCATGGTGAGCGCAGTCAAGCGGATCACCAGCAAGAAAACCGGAGAGCAGATGGCTTTTGTGACCTTGGAAGGCTTAGAGGGTTCGGTGGAGATGTTGTGTTTCCCCAACCTTTACCGCGAGGTCAAGGATCTTCTGGTCGAGGACAGGGTGGTCAAGGTAAAGGGGCGAGTGGACCGAAAGGAAGAAAGCGAGACCAAGTTCATTCCCATCACCGTGGAGCCGTTCGTGGCGCGTGAAGGACCTGCTCCGGTGACGGTCAAGGTCAAAGAAGAGGGGGTGTCTGAGCGGGTGCTTGCTGAGCTTAGGCAGGTTCTCGAACGCTTTCCTGGTCCCTGCCCGGTGGAGCTGCGGGTTCCAGTGAGCGGGCGTCTAAAGCGTGTACGGCTAGGAAGGCGGTTTCGAGTGGAGCCGCAAACCACCCTCTTTGCCGAGTTAAAACAACTCTTTGGCGAAGACTGCGTTCACCAGGGGGCCCGGTAG
- a CDS encoding cupin domain-containing protein, whose product MPFVGLERYSAGEVIELLRLEPHPEGGYYRETYCSPHIVPSPQGDRPLCTSILYLLTDKSPSRFHRLRSDEVWFFHAGAALALFVLGTGSRAGEAPRVHTESQGCADESSATPSPVRCSAAPSPVILDSFCPQVLVPAGQWMGAQVIAGKYAAWGTDRVPERRWVPDRRGSQQLDWTLVGCVVSPGFHFEDFELAEREALLREFPLAKEVILALT is encoded by the coding sequence ATGCCGTTCGTAGGGCTTGAAAGATATAGCGCGGGGGAAGTAATTGAGCTTCTACGCCTCGAGCCGCACCCAGAAGGGGGTTACTACCGAGAAACGTATTGCTCTCCCCATATTGTGCCCTCTCCCCAGGGCGACCGTCCGCTCTGCACCTCAATCTTATATTTGCTGACCGATAAGTCCCCCAGCCGGTTTCATCGCCTGCGCTCCGACGAGGTCTGGTTTTTTCACGCCGGGGCGGCGCTTGCGTTGTTTGTGCTTGGGACCGGTTCCCGAGCGGGGGAAGCTCCTCGTGTTCACACGGAGTCGCAGGGTTGCGCCGATGAGTCCTCTGCAACACCCTCTCCTGTGAGGTGCTCCGCAGCACCGTCTCCCGTGATTCTAGATAGCTTCTGTCCGCAGGTCTTGGTGCCCGCTGGGCAATGGATGGGAGCTCAGGTGATTGCGGGTAAGTATGCGGCCTGGGGAACAGATCGTGTGCCCGAGCGGAGATGGGTCCCCGATCGGAGAGGATCGCAGCAGCTTGACTGGACTTTGGTTGGGTGCGTGGTTTCGCCGGGCTTTCATTTCGAGGATTTTGAGCTTGCAGAAAGAGAAGCTCTGCTTAGAGAATTTCCTTTGGCCAAAGAGGTGATCTTGGCGCTCACCTAG